The genomic region CGCCGAAGCGGGTGACGACGGCCCCGAGCGAGAGCCCGGTGGAACCGGCTGTCATGGCGCCGGATCCGGTGCCCGCTCCGCAGGACAATTCGCCGCCCCTTGAAGCCCAGGAAATCTTAAAGGAAGCCGTCGAGGAGACCGCCAAAGAAACCGTCAAGGAAGAGCCGGTCGTCACGCCTGCCGAGCCGCTCAAACCGGCCCCTGAGATCGCCGAATCATCGTCCGCGGCGGCAACGCCGGTGTTCCGGACCCGCGCCGACCTCGGCAAACCTGGACAAGCACCTATTCCCGCCGTCATCCCGATCGTCCGCGCCCCGGATGATCCCGGTATCGACGACGAGGGCCCGAGCGATGAATTTACGGAACAAATCGGCACGCCCAGGGACCACGCAAAGGCCCAGGCCGGCGGCTGGCGCGGATTCTGGTCTCGCTGGGGCGGGTGAGCGGCATATGGGAGCCGGCTCCACCTTGCCAATTCGGGCCATGCCCGATATCAGGAGCGCGCGTAACGGGACCGGCCTCGCGCGGGCCCCGGCATGGTTCGCCGCAATAGCTCAGTTGGTAGAGCACGTCATTCGTAATGACGGGGTCGGGGGTTCGAATCCCTCTTGCGGCACCAGCGCCTTGATTGTCCGGCCCGAAGACATGGGTAACGGAACGTACCCAAGAACGGAACGTACCTAAGACATGGGTGACAGCCTCGTTGTCGAGACGTTGCAGGGTTTTCTGCTCCAGGTCGAAATATCCCAGATCATAGTGCATGAAGCTGACGAGCCAAATGCTTCGCGGCCCGCGTGTCGCGCGCTTTGGTCATTTGCCTTGGATTGACAGCGCGTCCGGACGGCCGAAACTACAGGCAACGCGGCGGCGCGAGGCAGCATGCATGATATCCTGGTGGTTGGGCTCGTCGCGCTGACGTCCGGCGCCATTGGTCTTCCGTTCTCCCTGCTTCTGCCGTCGGACCAGTTTGCTGTGCGCTGGGCGCTCGCGCCGCCGCTTGGCTTCGGCCTCCTCGCCGCAGGAACCGCGGTCCTGTATCTCTCCGGCGTCGCTCCGTGGGTGACGTTGCCTGCGATGGCAATCGCCGGTCTTGTCATTGCCGCTGCAATACGCTTCCCGGCGCTGCGTCGGCGGCCTGAGCCATCGCCCGGACGATGGCTCGCGATGGCGATAGCGATCGCGGCTATTGCGATGGTGTGTCTTGCTCCCGGCTGGACCGGAGGCGCGCGCTTCCGCGTTTTCCAGGCCAACGTCTACGATCATATGTTGTACGTGGGATCGTCGGTCTCGTATCGCGTGCTCGACTACGCAACCCTGGCCATCCAGGGCGCGGACGAGTCGAACTCCAATCCAATTTCAGTGATGGCACTGAAGTTCGTCGACTATCGCGGCGCCGTGTCGATGATCCATGCGGCAATCGCCGCTATCAGTCGCGGCGATGTCGTCGATTGCGCCTATCCGTATATGGTCGGCATGCAGCTCAACATGCTGTTTGCCGCGCTGTTCGTCTTTGTCAACGCGCTCTCGATGCGGCGCTGGCTGGCGTTTGCGTGCGCCGTCGCGCTCACGATCGGCTTCTTCGAACAGTACGTCTTCGATATCAACGCCTGGTCTCAACTTGCGACGCAGCCGATCTTCCTGCTTCTGCTCGCATTCGTGGCGTTCGCCTTCGATCGCAATCGCTTTGGGCAAATGCCCAGCTCGATCATGCGGTTGGGAGCGGTCGTTGCGGCGTTGATGACAGGCGCGTTCTTTCTCTATCCGGAATCGCTGACGATCTACGGTCTCGCCGCGGCGGTTGCGGCCGCGATGGGCTGCTGGCATCGCGCCTCGCGCAAGGCCTTGCCCGTGGCTGCGTCAGGCCTGGCGGCAGGTGTGGGAATATCGCTGTTCGCGTGCATCCCGCTCTGGTCCGGCACGGTTGCCTATGTCGTCCGCCAGCTGAGTCATGCAGCGATCAACCCGCCCGACTGGTGGAAATACTATCAGCGCTACCTGTTCGGCAGTGACGCGAACTTTCTCGATGTCATCGGCAGCCCCGACAATCGTATCGGAGAACTGGCGAACGCCTGGTTCTCATTGCCCGTCGAATCCGCGCTTGCGGGTCTCGGCCTCTATGCGGTGCTGCCGTCGGCGGGTTGGCCCGCCGCGGTGGCGGTTGCGTGGAAATTGCTGCTCTATGGCTTTCTGTTCGTGCTGTTGAGGGGCATCGCAAGAACCGCGTGGACGATCTGGCGCGCCGAGCCGGACGGAAGCGTCGCGCGGCTCCTGGCAGGCAGCCTTGCCGGATGCCTCATGCCGATTGCCATTCTCGCGGCCGGTCATGGTTGGGCCGCGGGCAAGGGCCTGGCCATGGCGACGCCGATGCTCTTCACGCTTGTCATTGCTCCCTTGGCGCGCTTGGTTCCCTTGGCTGCGAATCGGTGGAATCCGGGCGCCGTCGCCGCCGTTGTCGTCGTCGTAGCTGTTCACCTCGGCCTTGGCATGTTGCGGCCGCTGCTGGTGATGCAAGCGGTGGGCGCGAGTCTTCCGGGGCTTCCGACCGCCGCCGCGCAGGTCAACGCGCAAAAGGCGACGTCTCTCGACTGGGACTACAATCGCTTGTCGGCGGACATCAAGAGCTGCAACGCACTCGTCATCGATGTTGCGAATCCGATGATGCACAATTTGTTGCGCCGGCTCGCAGCGGAGCTTCGGGTGCCCTGGGCGGCGCCGCGAATCATGTCCTGGCCCGACACGGCGGGGCGGCCGTATTTTCCCGAAGGTTTTGAAAAGTTCGACTGTCTGGTGGCGTCCGGGCGGCTCACTGCCAATCCGGGGCAGCGGCTGATATCCGTGGCCACAGACCGGTCTTCGCGCGAATTCATGGATGGGCAGCGCAATGAGCTTGAGGTCGGCACGGAAGCCCCGCCGGGGATCGCAACGCGCGGTCTTTTCGGCAAGGAAATCACCCCAGGGGGTGCGCTGCAATGGGCATCACCGAGCGCGCGTCTCGAGATTCCGAACAAGCCTGTGATGCCGGCGCGCACGTTGAAGCTCGAATTGTGGCCCATGCCGATCTGCGGAAACGAGTTCCTGGTCAAGATCAATGGGCGTGAGATCTACAAAGGCGTCGTGCCTGCGGGCCCGTTGTCATTTCCGCTGGATCAGTTTGCAGGCGACGAAACGCTCGTGGTCGAGCTGGACACCAATGCCGTCACGCATTTTCCGGGCGATCCCCGCGACCTCGGTTTTGCGATCCGGGAGCTGAGTGTTCGCCGCTAGCCAATCAACAGATGCGAGGGATGCCGCCGGCGTGATTCGCGTCACATTACCCCGAGCGCGGCTCCCCCAGTGTCCAGCTCACGCCAAACACGGGGAGATTTCATATGCGCAAGATCATTCTGGTGACCGCCATGGTGCTGGTCTCTGCCTCTGCCCAGGCCGGAGGCCCGCGCAGCCTGTCGCTGTCCGCGGTGAGCGAGCCGGCTTCGGTTCAGCAAACGGCGCCGGCGCTTGCCGCCGCGCCGACGCAGGTGAGCGAAGCAGCGCCTGCCGCCGAAGCTCCGAAATATCTCGATCGCCCGCCGGCGGTGTCGCTCAATGCGCCCGCGGCGGTTGCCACACCCACGACCACGACGGCCTCAGCGCCCGCGACGACGACGCAACCCGCCGCGAAGACAACGGCCAAGGCAGACAAGCCGAAGCACAAGCGCAGCTGGACCGAAGGCCGCATCATCAGCGAGCTGCATCGCCATGGCATCTACTGGTAAGATGCCCGCTCTCAAAAGGATATGGCCGGGACAAGCCCGGCCATCACGCGAGAGTTTTGAATCTGATCGGGCGCGTTACTGCGAAACCGTCTGCACCACGCTCCCGATCGGACGCGCGCTCGAGGTCGGCACCTTTAGGTCCTTCAGCAGCGCCTCGTCATATTCCGGCAGCGACTGGAGGGTCGTCTTGGCCTTCATCTGCACGATCTTGTAGCCGCCGGCCTTCAGCCGCGCGAGCAGCGCGGGCATGGCTTCGCCGGTGTGCTTCTGGAAGTCGTGCATCAGGATGATGCCCTTGCCGAGCTTGTCGAGCCTGGTCATCACGGTCTCGATGATCTTCTCCGGCGTGGCGCCCTTCCTGAAATCGAAGGAGTCGATATCGGTCGAGAACATCGCGACGTTTCGGGTGCCGAAATAGCTCACGATCGCCGGATTGTGCTGGAGCTGCGGGAAGCGGAAGAACGGCGCCGGGTTGGTGCCGAGCGCGTATTTCACCGCGCTAATGCCCTTTTCGACCTCGTCCTTGGCCATCTGCTCGGTCATCTTCTTGCCGTTCAGATTGACGTGCGACCAGGTGTGCGTGCCGACCGTATGGCCCTGGGCCAGCACCTGGCGCAGGATCTCCGGGTGGTAGGTCGCATGCTTGCCGACCGAGAAGAACAGGCCCTTGGCGCATTCGTCCGCGAGCGCCTTCAGTACGGCGGGCGTGTTGACCGGCCAGGGGCCGTCGTCGAACGTCAGCACGACCTCCTTGTCGGTGAGGAAGTCGAACTGCTTGAAATGATCGAAACCGAAGCCCGGACCGCCGGTGGTGTCGATCTCGACCACGCGGGAGACGCCGAGCGCGTTGGGATTGGCGCAGGTCGATTTCTGCTGAACCGGCATCGGCGCGGGTGCGGGCGCCGGGGCGGCTGCCGCCGGCTTGGCCGCAATCGCGGCCGTGATCGCGACGTCGTCCTTGGCGGCGAGCTTCGCCTGTGCCGGCAATGGATCGGCGGCACGGGCGGCAATCGTCTTGGGAGCGGCCTGGTCGGCGCGCGAGGAATAATAAAACCAACCGCCGGCGGCAATCACGACCGCCGCAACTACACTGGCCAGCATCAGGCCCAACGCATTACGCATCGCCATTCTTTCCAATTACGCAACCAAACCGGCGGAATTTCCCGCTCGACGAGCCATTAATGCGAAGGAACAGTTAACGTGACACCAACACGACAGCGGATATGGAGGAATTTCAGCGAGGTGCGCCAGCGTGACCGAGGTCACAGAGGGTGAGCCTCCCGTGACCGTCATCACAGTCGGAACTGTTTTGCTGGAGCATGGTCAATCCCATCAACAACGGCGGGCCCGCTTCCGCGGTGCCAATGGGAGCTTCAAATGACCAACTCGCTGAACATCAAGTCCTTAAGTAGCAAGATCCGCGACGTCAGCCTGGCTCTGGGCTTTGCCGCCATCCTCTCGATCGCCTCGACCGGCTCGAGCTTCGCCTTCTCGTCCGAAGCGCAGCAGCAGTGCACCGGCGACGCTTTCCGCCTGTGCTCGTCGGAAATCCCGAACATCCCGAAGATCACGGCGTGCATGATGAAGCATCGTTCGGATCTGAGCGCCGGTTGCCGTGCGGTGATGGACAAGGATCTCGCCAAGGGCGGCGCGTCACGCAAGGTCGCTGACGCCCAGGACAGTCAATAAGAGTCGATCAGTAACAGCAACGATAGCGTCGTTGCGTCGGTTAGCTCCCCTCGCGATGTGCCCCGGCGTGATGCCGGAGCGCCGCGGCGGCGCAAGCCCGTCTGCCAATAAAGCCGTTGCGGCTTCGGGATCGTCGCTCTAGCTTCGCCCGCACATCTTCCGGGTAAGAGGCATTACGCGATGACCAGATTTCTTTGCATCATTCCATTGATCCTGTTTGCATCGGCTGCGTCAGCGCAGCAGCCCGGTCACGACGCCTGCGCGCGCGACGTCACGCGCTTCTGCCGTCCGGTGATGAACAATGGCGATGGCGCCGTGCTCGCCTGCCTCAAGCAGAACCGTACGCGGCTCACCAAGGGCTGCGACAAGGTGCTGACGGATCACGGGCAGTAAGACGTCGCTACGGACTCGCAAAACCTAAGTGCTGCTTCCCGCCGCAGTGGCGACCACGGGCAGCACCTCACTTGCTGCCTGGTCCGGCGTCTCCTCTTTCCAGCGCACTGAGCCGAACGGACGCTCGAGCATGCGGCGGATCCGCACCGGATCCGGGCCGATGTGGAAATCGATCGCCTCCTGATGCAGCGCGCGTTCGGACTGGGTCGAGCGGTTGCGCTGGCGCAGATAGTCGAGCCAGGTCGGGCAATGATAGCGCTCGGTCCACAATTCGGGATCGGCGATGTCGCGCGCGATCGACCAGCCATAGGCGCCGTTGCGCTGGCGAGAGAGCTGCACGTCCTGCATCACGTTGTGAAAGGCGCGGGCGTTCTCTTGGGCGACGCGGTATTCGATCTCGACCACCAGCGGCCCGCTGCGCGCCGTGAGCGACAGTTTGACTTCCGGATCGGCCAGCAGATCGGCGTCTTCGTTGCGGGCGCCGACGCGCGGCATCGTGAGCCAGATCCCGAGCACCGGCGAGATCAGCATCAGGCCGGCGGCCGTCAGCAGCGCTACCTCGACGCCGGCATAGTCGGTGAGATGGCCCCAACCCCAGGCGCCGATCGCGATGCCGCCGGAAATCGAAGCCTGAAACGCCGCGAGCGAGCGGCCGGCGACCCAGCGCGGCGCCGAGAGCTGCACGCCGATATTGAACAGCGCGATGGCGGCCATCCAGACCGCGCCGGCGAGCACCAGCGCAGCCGCGGTCAGCACCGGCTCGGTGCTCACGGCGAGAGCGGCCATCGCAAACGCCATCGAGATGGTGCAGGCGCGGATCGCGGCTTCGCCGCTCATGCGCTTGCGCAATTCGTGGATGTTGAGCGCGCCGATCACAGCGCCCATTCCGAAGGCGCCGAGCATGATGCCGTAGGTTTGCGCGCCGCCATGCAGCAGATCACGTGCGACCAGCGGCATCAACGCCATGATGGCACCGCCAATCAGGCCCATCACCAGCGTGCGCAACAGCACGATCTTGATCGGCGGCGAATTGGTGATGTAGCGGAAGCCCGATACCATGGCGCGGTTGAGCTTCTCCCGCGGCAGGCGCGAGGGTTCGGTGTTGCGCCGCCAGAGCAGCAGCACCACCAACAGCGGCAAATAGAGGATCGCGTTACACGCGAACGCCGCGACAGCACCGAGTGCGGCGACGATGACACCGCCGACCGCAGGGCCGAAGCTGCGGGCGATGTTGTAGCTGATGCCGTTCAGCGCGACGGCTGACGGCAGTGCATCGGGCGGCACCTGCTCGCTGACCGAGGACTGCCAGGCCGGACCGAACAGTGCGTTGCCGCTGCCGACCACGAAGCAGAAGGCGAGCAGCGTTTCCGGGGAAATGAAGTTGAGCCAGGCCAGGACCGTGAGTGCGGTCGCGCCAGTCAGCGCGATCATGAGCGCGATCAGGGTGACGATACGGCGGTCATACATGTCGGCGATGGCGCCCGCCGGCATCGAGATCAGCATGATCGGCAGCATCAGGGCGGTCTGTACCAGCGCCACCTTGTCCGCCGAGGCCGCCATCTGCGTCATCGCCCAGGCGGCGCCCACGCCCTGGATCAGCAGGCCGAGATTGGAGAGCAGGCTGGCGAGCCAGATGCGCCGGAACACGGTGTACCGTAGCGGCGCCATGATGCCGTCGGCGTCAATTTTCTGACGGTTCGTCTGCTCGGTCATATCCCCTTCCAAATGGGCTGGCAGAAGTGGCGTCGGCGTGGTCTTTGGGCGATTTCGGCAAGTTCAGTGATGCCCGCGAAAGTCCTTCGCTGTCCAGTGGTTAGGCCGGTATAAGCGGTGCACAGAGATGCTTTTGCCGGGGAGGAACAGATGAAGCTGTCACGACGGATGATCTTGCAAGGTGCCGGCAGCGTGCCCTTCGCAATTGCGAGCTTGCGCACGGGCGCATTGGCTCAATCCGCACCCACTGCGCCGAGCGAGGTGCCGCCAATCCTGTTCGTCCACGGCAATGGCGACTACGACGCGCTCTGGATGACGACCTTGTGGCGGATGGAATCCAACGGCATTGCGCGCGATCGCATGCATGCGATCAATTTCAACGATCCCAATGCGCGAAGTGACGACAAGGTCGAGCAGGCGGGCCGCTCCTCGACCGAGGACCAGCGCCGCGAGCTCGCCGCCGCCATAGCCGAATTGAAGCGCAGCACCGGCGCCGCCCGCGTGGCGCTGGTCGGCAGCTCGCGCGGCGGCTATGCCATCCGCAACGTCATCAAGAACGGCGGCGCCGGCGATGTCAGCCACGCCGTGCTGTGCGGCACGCCCAATCACGGCGTGTTCGCGACTGACGACCAGCCCAACAGCGAGTTCAACGGCCGCGGCGCGTTCCTGCTCGGCCTGAACGAGGGCGAGAGTGAGGTGACGCCGGGTGTTGCCTTCCTGACCTTGCGCAGCGACGGCATGGACAAATACGCGCAGGCCGATGGCCGCTTCATCGGCAAGCCCGGCACGCCGACCGGCGTCAGCGTCGAAGGTCCGGAGTTGAAGGGGGCCACCAACCTCGTGCTGGGCGCACTCGATCATCGCGAGGTGGCGTTTCACCCCCGAGCCTTCCGCGAGATCTATAAGTTCATTGCCGGCCGCGAGCCCGCGCGAATCTCGATTGTGCCGGAGCAGAGCGTCAGGCTGAGCGGCCTCGTGACGGGCACACCGGGCGGTGCGCCGACCAATCGGCCGGTGGCCGGTGCAACCGTCGATATCTTTCGGGTTGATCCTGAAACCGGTGAGCGCAAGGGCAGCGCCGTGCACAGCGCGAAGACCGGTGCCGACGGCCGCTGGGGACCGGCGCAGGTCGAACCTTCCTGGTCGCTCGAATTCGCCCTCGCAGCGCCGGATGCGCCGACGACGCACATCTACCGCTCGCCCTTCCCGCGCTCGTCCGACGTCGTTCACCTGCGCGCCGCGCGCCCGCTCGGTCCCGCGGACAAGGACGCCGGGGCCGTCGTGATCATGTCGCGTCCGCGCGGCTATTTCGGCCTGCCGCGGGACGTGGTGCTGCTCGACGGCAAGGAGCCGGCGGACGTCAAATCGGGTGTGCCCACGGATTCGACAGCAACACTGCGCCTTCCGGCCGGCGAGGTCGGGCGTAACATCGTGGCCGAATTCAACGAAGAACGAATTGTGGCACGCGCCTGGCCTGCCTCCGAGAACAGGATTGCGATTGCCGAGCTGACTTACTAGCTAACTGCCTGCGCCACCCCTCCGGGAGAGAGCCATGAACATCGCCAGCGTGCGTCGGCCCATCGTCCCTCCGACGCCGCCGCGAGCGCCCGACGACATGTCGTTCCTCGGCCGGCTTGCCGTGATCAAGCGGAATATGATCGCGACCTGGGGGCAGCGCGCCTATGAGGAAGACGTCATTGAAGGCCGCTTCTTCTTCCGCAACAGCTTCATCCTGAACCGGCCGGATGCGATCCGGCATGTCCTGCTCAGCAATTACGAGAATTATTCGCGTACTCCGGCGGGCATCCGCATGCTTCGTCCCGTGCTCGGCGACGGTCTTCTGATTGCGGAGGGCCATTCGTGGACGTTTCAGCGCCGCACCCTCGCGCCGGCGTTCACGCCGCGTGCGACAGCAAATCTCGTTCCGCACATGACGGCGGTGCTCGACGAGACCATCGCAAAGCTCGACGGGCGAACGAGCGAGCCGGTCGATCTGCGCGAGATCATGCAGCGCATGACGCTGGAGATCGCCGGCCGCACCATGTTCTCGTTCGGCATGGACCGGCATGGTCTGACCTTGCGCAACTTCGTCATGGAGTATGGAGCCCGACTCGGACGGCCGTACTTGCTCGACATGGTGCTGCCGCTGTCCTGGCCGAGTCCGATGGATTTTGCCCGCGCCCGTTTCCGCAAGCGCTGGACCGAATTCGTCGCGATGCTGATCGCCGAGCGGCGTGAGATGGGCAAGAAAGACGGCGCGCCGCCGCGCGATCTTTTCGATCTCATGGACGAGGCGCGTGACCCTGAAACCGGCAAGGGCTTTTCGGACGAACAACTGGTCGACGAAGTCGCGACTATGATCCTCGCGGGTCACGAGACCACGGCGACCGCGCTGTTCTGGGCGCTCTATCTGCTCGCGCTCGATCCCGATACGCAGGAGGAGATCGCCTCCGAGACCCGCGGCGAGCACCTCGACAGCATGGCCGACATCGATCGGCAGAAGTTCACCCGCGCCGTGATCGAGGAGACCATGCGGCTTTATCCGCCGGCCTTCCTGATCGCCCGGGCCGCGCGCGAGAAGGACAACGCGGCCGGCGTCGCCATCGGCAAGGGCGACATCATCATGATCGCACCGTGGCTGCTGCACCGGCACGAGAAGCTGTGGGATCAGCCGAACGCGTTCATTCCAAAACGCTTCATGTCCACGGAAGCGCCCGATCGATTTGCGTATCTGCCCTTTGGCGCGGGTCCGCGCGTCTGCGTCGGCGCCCCCTTCGCGCAAGCCGAATCCGTGCTGGCGCTGGCCCGGCTGATCGGTGCGTTCCGTGTCGAGCTTGCCGATACCAGCCCTGTCATTCCGCTCGGCGTCGTCACGACCCAGCCGGACCGGTCGCCGCTGTTCCGCATCACGCGTCGGTGACAGGCGTTCGCCTGGCCGACGGCGTGATCCACTCCAGATAGAGTTGCGCCATGAGCGATATCCAGGCCCAGTTTTCCGTTCTGAAGCAGACCGCCGATGCGAAAGTGGTCGACGCGATCGCGCGCCTCATCGAGGACGGCGAAGATCACGAGCTCAACCGCGTCAATGTACTCGATTTCGCGAAGCAGCACGGTCTCGATGAAGAGCACGCGATCTCGGCATTCCTGCATTCGGCGCGGCTCGGCCTGTTCGATCTGGGCTGGAATGTGCTGTGCCCGGGCTGCGGCGGCGTGTTGGGTGCGCACTCGACCCTGAAGGCGCTCAAGCCAGACGATTATCATTGTGCGCTGTGCGCCTGCGGCTACAAGGCCTCCGTCGATGATCAGGTCGAAGTCTCCTTCACCGTCAATTCACGTGTCCGGCGCATTGCGGCGCATGATCCCGATACGCTTCCGGTGTGGGAGTACTTCAAGCAGGTGTTCTGGAGTTCCGGCGTCGACTTCAACAAGGAATCGTTTGCGACGCTCGCCAACGAGGTGACGCTGGACACGATGGAGCTCCCGGCCGGCGAGAAGGCGACCATGTCGCTGCAACTGCCGGACGATTTCATCATCATCTTCGAACCGGTGACGCACGCGGCGCATTTCATCGACGTGCAGGGCGAGCCCACCAAGGACCGTCAGCAGCTCGCCATCATGTACAACAGGGTGCAGGCGCCGACGGGAACCACGACCATGCGGCCGGGCCCGCTGCGGCTGTCGCTGGAGAACCAGGCCGGCGTACGCGTGCTGCCGTCGGTGTTCATCGCGGCCGAGGCGCTCCATCACCTCATCGGCAAGCGCAAGCCGTTCCTGACCGCCAAGCGGATGCTGTCGAACCAGACGTTTCGTGATGTGTTCAAGGCGGACAATCTCAGTCTCGACCAGCGGCTCCAGATCACCTCGCTGACCTTCCTGTTCACCGATCTGAAGGGATCGACCGCGCTCTATGAGCGCGTCGGCGATCTTGCCGCCTTCGACCTCGTGCGCGCGCATTTCCATGCGCTGCTCGAGATCATCTCCTCCGAGAAAGGCGCGGTGGTGAAGACCATCGGCGACGCCGTGATGGCGACCTTCGTCCGTCCCGAGCATGCGATCGCAGCGGGTTTGCGGATGCGCGCGGCGATGGACGAGCTCAACAAAAAGCGCGGTACTGCCGATCTCATCGTCAAGATCGGCATCCACGAAGGTCCGTGCCTCGCGGTGATGCTGAACGAGCGGCAGGATTATTTCGGCCAGACCGTCAACATCGCCGCCCGCGTGCAGAGCCTCTCGACCGCGCAGGAGATTCACATCACCGGCCCGGTGCTGGATGCGCCGGCGGTTGCCGAAGTCCTCAAGCAGCGCGAAATCAGGCCGATCCAGAAGCAGGCCGCACTGCGCGGCATCGCCGACAAGATGGTGGTGTACGAGATACCGTGACTGGTGTCGTCCCGGCGAAGGCCGGGACCATACCGCGTGATTTCCGAAACAGGCTGGATGGTCGTTGCCAAAGCCTTCGCCAAACCGCAGCCTGTGGTTATGGGTCCCGGCCTTCGCCGGGACCACATGTGCGCACTTGCCTTGCCCTACTCCAAAATCACAGACTCAGATTGCCGAAACGTAATGCGACGCGCGGAACTGACGCACGTTGCGCCGGTTGAATTTCCTACTCATATAATGCTGGTAGCGGTCGCGCTCCGCGGCTTCATCGATTTCGGTAGGATCTTATGCTCGACGGCCTGCGCCAATTCATCGCCGACATTGTTGCTCCCCATGCCCAGGACCGTGCTTTCGGTGACAGTGATTACCGGCTGGCGGCGACCGCGCTGCTGGTTCACGTGATCTCGCTGGACGGCCAGCCGACGGCTGCCGAGCAGCGCAAATTGCACAGCCTGATCGAAAGCCACTTTGGGCTCGATCGCGGCACCGCGGATCGTCTGATCGCGGATGCGACGGAGGTCGAGGGCGAGGCGGTCGACCTCTATCACTTCACCAGCATCATGATGCGCTCGCTCGACGAAGAGGGCCGCAAGCGGGTCGTCCAGATGATGTGGGAGCTGGTCTATGCCGATGGCCAGGTTACCGAGTTCGAGGATAATGTGGTCTGGCGTGCCTCCGACCTGCTCGGGATTTCGCAACGCGACCGGATCGACCTGAAGCACGCGGTCGCAGATCGTGCCGGTGGTCAGGTCAAGAACAGCGCGGTCGGTGGGTGATCATTGCCAATACCGCCAATTGGCGGTTGTGCGGACCACATGACGAAACTTTAATGTAGCCTCGGGGCTGCCCGGGTTCCGGTTTTCCCCTGTAAAAACGGGGTTTTCCTGCTTCCCCCGTTTCCCGCTCAGGTGGCTATGCGGTGGACGCCGCTTGCCTGTCGCGCACGGCCTATGCTCTCGTTCCAGCATTGCGGCGCCAAAAAAACTTCAATTCAAGAGATCTTGATCGTGACTGAGCGGGTAACGTTGATCACCGGTGCCTCGGCGGGCATCGGCACGGAGCTAGCGCGTGTGTTCGCCGCGAACGGACACCGTCTTGCGCTGACGGCGCGACGCGCGGACCGGCTCGAGGCGCTCGCAAACGAGCTCGCTGCCAAGGGTGGCAAAAAGCCGATCGTGATCGCCTGCGATCTTGAGGATGCGGATGCCGGCGAGAAGATCGCCGCCGCACTCGCTGCCGAAGGCGTCGAGCTCGATCATCTCGTCAACAATGCCGGCTTCGGCGTGTTCGGCGACGCAATTGAGCGCGACCGGGTCGAGCAGGTCGGCATAGTGGATGTCAATGTCCGGGCTCTGACGGATCTGTCGCTGCGCTTTGCCGATCAGCTGATCAGGAACAAGGGTGGCCTCCTCAACGTCGGATCGGTCGCCGGCTATCTGCCCGGCCCCGGCATGGCGGTCTATTA from Bradyrhizobium lupini harbors:
- a CDS encoding polysaccharide deacetylase family protein yields the protein MRNALGLMLASVVAAVVIAAGGWFYYSSRADQAAPKTIAARAADPLPAQAKLAAKDDVAITAAIAAKPAAAAPAPAPAPMPVQQKSTCANPNALGVSRVVEIDTTGGPGFGFDHFKQFDFLTDKEVVLTFDDGPWPVNTPAVLKALADECAKGLFFSVGKHATYHPEILRQVLAQGHTVGTHTWSHVNLNGKKMTEQMAKDEVEKGISAVKYALGTNPAPFFRFPQLQHNPAIVSYFGTRNVAMFSTDIDSFDFRKGATPEKIIETVMTRLDKLGKGIILMHDFQKHTGEAMPALLARLKAGGYKIVQMKAKTTLQSLPEYDEALLKDLKVPTSSARPIGSVVQTVSQ
- a CDS encoding MFS transporter, whose translation is MTEQTNRQKIDADGIMAPLRYTVFRRIWLASLLSNLGLLIQGVGAAWAMTQMAASADKVALVQTALMLPIMLISMPAGAIADMYDRRIVTLIALMIALTGATALTVLAWLNFISPETLLAFCFVVGSGNALFGPAWQSSVSEQVPPDALPSAVALNGISYNIARSFGPAVGGVIVAALGAVAAFACNAILYLPLLVVLLLWRRNTEPSRLPREKLNRAMVSGFRYITNSPPIKIVLLRTLVMGLIGGAIMALMPLVARDLLHGGAQTYGIMLGAFGMGAVIGALNIHELRKRMSGEAAIRACTISMAFAMAALAVSTEPVLTAAALVLAGAVWMAAIALFNIGVQLSAPRWVAGRSLAAFQASISGGIAIGAWGWGHLTDYAGVEVALLTAAGLMLISPVLGIWLTMPRVGARNEDADLLADPEVKLSLTARSGPLVVEIEYRVAQENARAFHNVMQDVQLSRQRNGAYGWSIARDIADPELWTERYHCPTWLDYLRQRNRSTQSERALHQEAIDFHIGPDPVRIRRMLERPFGSVRWKEETPDQAASEVLPVVATAAGSST
- a CDS encoding hydrolase, coding for MKLSRRMILQGAGSVPFAIASLRTGALAQSAPTAPSEVPPILFVHGNGDYDALWMTTLWRMESNGIARDRMHAINFNDPNARSDDKVEQAGRSSTEDQRRELAAAIAELKRSTGAARVALVGSSRGGYAIRNVIKNGGAGDVSHAVLCGTPNHGVFATDDQPNSEFNGRGAFLLGLNEGESEVTPGVAFLTLRSDGMDKYAQADGRFIGKPGTPTGVSVEGPELKGATNLVLGALDHREVAFHPRAFREIYKFIAGREPARISIVPEQSVRLSGLVTGTPGGAPTNRPVAGATVDIFRVDPETGERKGSAVHSAKTGADGRWGPAQVEPSWSLEFALAAPDAPTTHIYRSPFPRSSDVVHLRAARPLGPADKDAGAVVIMSRPRGYFGLPRDVVLLDGKEPADVKSGVPTDSTATLRLPAGEVGRNIVAEFNEERIVARAWPASENRIAIAELTY
- a CDS encoding cytochrome P450, whose translation is MNIASVRRPIVPPTPPRAPDDMSFLGRLAVIKRNMIATWGQRAYEEDVIEGRFFFRNSFILNRPDAIRHVLLSNYENYSRTPAGIRMLRPVLGDGLLIAEGHSWTFQRRTLAPAFTPRATANLVPHMTAVLDETIAKLDGRTSEPVDLREIMQRMTLEIAGRTMFSFGMDRHGLTLRNFVMEYGARLGRPYLLDMVLPLSWPSPMDFARARFRKRWTEFVAMLIAERREMGKKDGAPPRDLFDLMDEARDPETGKGFSDEQLVDEVATMILAGHETTATALFWALYLLALDPDTQEEIASETRGEHLDSMADIDRQKFTRAVIEETMRLYPPAFLIARAAREKDNAAGVAIGKGDIIMIAPWLLHRHEKLWDQPNAFIPKRFMSTEAPDRFAYLPFGAGPRVCVGAPFAQAESVLALARLIGAFRVELADTSPVIPLGVVTTQPDRSPLFRITRR
- a CDS encoding adenylate/guanylate cyclase domain-containing protein yields the protein MSDIQAQFSVLKQTADAKVVDAIARLIEDGEDHELNRVNVLDFAKQHGLDEEHAISAFLHSARLGLFDLGWNVLCPGCGGVLGAHSTLKALKPDDYHCALCACGYKASVDDQVEVSFTVNSRVRRIAAHDPDTLPVWEYFKQVFWSSGVDFNKESFATLANEVTLDTMELPAGEKATMSLQLPDDFIIIFEPVTHAAHFIDVQGEPTKDRQQLAIMYNRVQAPTGTTTMRPGPLRLSLENQAGVRVLPSVFIAAEALHHLIGKRKPFLTAKRMLSNQTFRDVFKADNLSLDQRLQITSLTFLFTDLKGSTALYERVGDLAAFDLVRAHFHALLEIISSEKGAVVKTIGDAVMATFVRPEHAIAAGLRMRAAMDELNKKRGTADLIVKIGIHEGPCLAVMLNERQDYFGQTVNIAARVQSLSTAQEIHITGPVLDAPAVAEVLKQREIRPIQKQAALRGIADKMVVYEIP
- a CDS encoding TerB family tellurite resistance protein; its protein translation is MLDGLRQFIADIVAPHAQDRAFGDSDYRLAATALLVHVISLDGQPTAAEQRKLHSLIESHFGLDRGTADRLIADATEVEGEAVDLYHFTSIMMRSLDEEGRKRVVQMMWELVYADGQVTEFEDNVVWRASDLLGISQRDRIDLKHAVADRAGGQVKNSAVGG